In Argopecten irradians isolate NY chromosome 11, Ai_NY, whole genome shotgun sequence, one DNA window encodes the following:
- the LOC138334704 gene encoding uncharacterized protein KIAA1958-like, with product MNVRNNHGKEYEPATIRNMACSIDRYLKSKDYGKQLTTSVEFSKVMEVIKSKQKKLKREGKGNLEKRADAVSDKDIDKLYDVGQLGSHNPDSLLRTVWFLNTVHFGMRGVTEHRDMCWGDIKLCKDSENNEYIEFRERQTKTRPGSNPKNVRAVPPRAWATPKTPSRCPVATYKVYQSRRPPTYCHDDAPYYIATNTNMDKSSRWFKCQPVGVNKLGRFMTTMAENAGLTSKTGGNGKRLTNHSARKYLVQKLNDNGLPPNQIMQISGHKNIQSINNYSTINSNQHRTISRTLSNAHSEQIGQPANNPSSGPRPSSLVSSNGDVQLQNVSNRPPLPNTLPSLFSGPINGGSFTININNKSVCTCRKRQRPRVLYSDSDTD from the exons atgaatgttaGAAACAATCATGGAAAGGAATATGAACCTGCTACCATTAGAAACATGGCATGTAGCATTGATCGGTATTTGAAATCGAAAGATTACGGCAAACAACTAACAACAAGTGTAGAGTTTTCTAAGGTAATGGAGGTTATCAAATCTAAGCAAAAAAAGCTAAAACGAGAGGGAAAGGGAAATTTAGAAAAGAGGGCTGATGCTGTTTCAGACAAAGACATAGATAAATTGTATGACGTAGGTCAACTTGGTTCACACAACCCTGACAGTTTGTTAAGAACAGTTTGGTTTCTAAATACTGTGCATTTTGGCATGCGAGGTGTTACTGAACACAGGGATATGTGTTGGGGGGATATTAAGCTATGTAAAGATTCAGAGAATAATGAGTACATTGAATTTCGTGAACGGCAAACTAAAACAAGGCCTGGATCAAATCCTAAGAATGTAAGGGCCGTCCCCCCGCGCGCCTGGGCTACCCCTAAAACCCCATCACGCTGCCCTGTCGCCACTTATAAGGTCTACCAATCTCGCCGTCCGCCAACATACTGCCATGATGATGCCCCCTATTATATCGCCACTAATACAAACATGGACAAATCTAGCAGGTGGTTTAAGTGCCAGCCTGTCGGCGTAAATAAACTGGGAAGATTCATGACTACAATGGCAGAAAATGCAg gCTTGACGAGCAAAACAGGGGGAAATGGAAAGCGCCTCACGAACCATAGCGCAAGAAAGTATCTTGTACAGAAGTTGAATGATAACGGGTTGCCTCCCAATCAGATTATGCAG ATTTCCGGACACAAGAACATCCAGAGTATTAACAACTATTCGACAATAAACTCAAACCAACATAGGACGATCTCAAGAACATTGTCGAACGCGCACTCAGAGCAGATCGGTCAGCCAGCAAACAATCCATCATCCGGCCCCCGGCCATCATCACTAGTGTCATCAAACGGTGATGTTCAACTTCAAAACGTATCAAACAGACCACCATTACCAAACACGCTCCCGTCATTGTTTTCGGGACCCATTAATGGTGGATCTTTCACaataaacatcaacaacaagtCCGTGTGTACTTGTAGGAAACGCCAAAGGCCAAGGGTGCTTTACTCCGACAGTGACACGGACTAG